A window from Nitrospira sp. ND1 encodes these proteins:
- a CDS encoding division/cell wall cluster transcriptional repressor MraZ: MFAGEYLCKVDDKGRFLIPSPLRERLEAEGNQVMFVKNTEQTLWMYSAKEWEKVLERTRITLDEDQSRLFMHHVMSQAGTSDIDKAGRVLIPSRLRKLVPMDEDQEIFLVGMYHRLEVWGPSEWRRYLTRTEDRYEQDMAKIQNLL; this comes from the coding sequence ATGTTTGCCGGCGAATACCTCTGTAAAGTCGACGACAAGGGACGCTTCCTGATCCCCTCCCCCCTTCGAGAACGGCTCGAGGCCGAGGGCAATCAGGTCATGTTCGTGAAGAATACCGAGCAGACACTCTGGATGTACTCAGCCAAGGAATGGGAAAAGGTCCTGGAACGGACCAGGATCACCCTGGATGAGGACCAGAGCCGCCTGTTCATGCACCATGTGATGTCGCAAGCCGGCACCTCGGATATCGATAAGGCCGGCCGCGTGCTGATCCCGAGCCGTCTTCGTAAGCTCGTCCCGATGGATGAAGATCAGGAAATCTTCCTCGTGGGAATGTATCACCGCCTGGAAGTCTGGGGTCCGTCGGAGTGGCGACGGTATCTCACCAGGACGGAAGACCGGTACGAGCAGGATATGGCGAAGATCCAAAATCTTCTCTAG
- a CDS encoding ComF family protein translates to MSSHALFAGILRQATRLVLPSDCTTCEQPLTDDPTPFFCRQCWELIRPLQGPSCPRCHRPFASPFATTHSPTHECHDCRTRTPHYSQVWAAYAYCAPLQEAIALFKYRGKVVLADALGALLARALPADLNADLLMPIPLHPDRLRQREFNQSLLLADRVGPVLRRPVSYRNLVRIVDTAPQTTLPRSARLQNLHQAFALRAPGEVTDKRVLLIDDVFTTGTTANECAKVLLKAGAEDVAVLTLARSVDAGMVPETWLPPSAFDQPHALRV, encoded by the coding sequence ATGAGCTCACACGCACTGTTCGCAGGCATCCTCAGGCAAGCCACACGACTCGTGCTCCCGTCGGACTGCACGACCTGTGAACAGCCCCTCACGGACGATCCCACGCCGTTCTTCTGCCGCCAATGCTGGGAACTGATTCGACCGCTACAAGGGCCCTCCTGCCCGCGATGCCACCGCCCTTTCGCCTCCCCTTTCGCGACAACCCATAGCCCGACTCACGAATGCCATGACTGCCGTACCCGCACACCGCACTATTCGCAGGTGTGGGCGGCCTATGCCTACTGCGCACCGCTCCAGGAGGCCATTGCCCTCTTCAAATATCGCGGAAAGGTGGTGCTGGCGGATGCGCTGGGCGCGTTGCTCGCCCGGGCTCTTCCCGCAGATCTGAATGCGGATCTCCTCATGCCGATCCCGCTCCACCCCGACCGCCTTCGGCAGCGAGAATTTAATCAATCACTCTTGCTCGCCGACCGCGTCGGACCTGTACTGAGGAGACCCGTATCCTATCGAAACCTGGTTCGCATCGTCGATACCGCCCCCCAGACCACGCTCCCCCGCTCCGCACGCCTGCAGAACCTTCACCAGGCGTTCGCCCTGCGCGCCCCAGGGGAAGTGACCGACAAGCGCGTCCTCCTCATCGACGATGTCTTCACCACGGGCACCACAGCCAACGAATGCGCCAAAGTCCTGCTCAAAGCCGGTGCCGAAGACGTTGCAGTGCTCACGCTCGCGCGTTCCGTGGATGCCGGCATGGTGCCGGAGACCTGGCTCCCGCCATCGGCCTTCGATCAACCGCACGCCTTGAGGGTCTAA
- a CDS encoding RusA family crossover junction endodeoxyribonuclease, translated as MAITSAPPSVRVTADSIALTLPVPPSVNHQYATVNGRRLLSAKGRAFKELVGQQILVALAQSPHRGTLRRTLSQASLSLSIQFFFASALRRDTDGGLKIAQDALCEGLGLNDNRVVETHLYKYQDRDNPRMEILLSVATPAAPVSACPASREAPLVVNPDHRSDSRRER; from the coding sequence ATGGCCATCACGTCCGCTCCACCGTCCGTTCGAGTGACGGCAGATTCCATCGCACTCACGTTACCCGTCCCACCCAGCGTCAATCACCAATATGCCACGGTCAACGGGCGCCGCCTGCTCTCCGCCAAAGGCCGTGCGTTCAAGGAATTGGTCGGGCAACAAATTCTGGTTGCGCTTGCCCAATCGCCTCATCGTGGTACTCTAAGACGAACCTTGAGCCAGGCGAGCCTCTCGTTATCCATCCAATTTTTCTTCGCCTCGGCCTTGCGTCGGGATACCGACGGGGGACTCAAGATCGCGCAAGACGCATTATGTGAGGGCCTGGGACTGAACGACAATCGGGTGGTCGAAACTCACCTCTACAAGTATCAGGATCGCGACAATCCTCGCATGGAAATACTGTTGTCGGTGGCGACGCCTGCGGCACCTGTCTCCGCTTGTCCCGCCTCGCGTGAGGCCCCGCTTGTGGTGAACCCGGACCATCGATCCGACAGCCGGCGAGAGCGATAG
- a CDS encoding zinc ribbon domain-containing protein translates to MPIYEYRCRQCGKRTTRLILSISAAPQQTCGHCQSPDLERLLSRFASPKSEEARLEALSDPSHLSGFDENDPQSMARLMKKMGQEMGEDLGDDVEAAMEGGGAAPPGMDQTDFE, encoded by the coding sequence ATGCCGATCTACGAATATCGCTGTCGCCAATGTGGGAAACGAACTACCCGCCTGATCCTCAGCATCAGCGCTGCGCCCCAACAGACATGCGGCCACTGTCAGAGCCCGGATCTGGAACGACTGCTCTCCCGGTTTGCCTCTCCCAAATCGGAAGAAGCACGCCTTGAGGCCCTGTCCGATCCAAGCCATCTGAGCGGATTTGACGAAAACGACCCGCAGAGTATGGCCCGGCTCATGAAAAAAATGGGGCAGGAAATGGGAGAAGACCTCGGGGATGACGTCGAAGCGGCGATGGAAGGCGGGGGCGCTGCTCCACCCGGAATGGACCAGACCGACTTCGAGTGA